The following proteins come from a genomic window of Mycobacterium sp. DL:
- a CDS encoding ribonuclease J: MDSELTPPGPLAPGSLRVTAFGGINEIGRNMTVFEHLGRLLIVDCGVLFPNHDEPGVDLILPDLRHIEGRLDDVEALVVTHAHEDHIGAIPFLLKMRPDIPVVGSKFTLALIGAKCREHRIKPVFVEVAEGGRSTHGVFECQYFAVNHSIPGCLAIGIHTGAGTVLHTGDIKLDQLPLDGRPTDLPGMSRLGDAGVDLFLCDSTNSEIPGVGPSESEIGPALHRLIRGADGRVIVACFASNVDRVQQIIDAAVALGRRVSFVGRSMVRNMGIARDLGYIKVADEDILDIAAAEMMPADRVVLITTGTQGEPMAALSRMSRGEHRSITLTAGDLIILSSSLIPGNEEAVFGVMDALAKIGARVVTNQHARVHVSGHAYAGELLFLYNGVRPRNVMPVHGTWRMLRANAALAARSGVPEDNIVLAENGVSVDLTAGQVSIAGGVTVGKMFVDGLVTGDVGDATLGERLILSSGFIAVTVVVHRGTGRPAAPAHLQSRGFSEDPKALEPAARKVEAELAGLASQNITDPSRIAQAVRRAVGKWVGETYRRQPMIVPTVIEI, encoded by the coding sequence ATGGATTCAGAACTCACCCCGCCGGGGCCGCTCGCCCCGGGCAGCCTGCGGGTGACCGCATTCGGCGGAATCAACGAAATCGGCCGCAACATGACCGTTTTCGAGCATCTGGGACGGCTGCTCATCGTCGATTGCGGGGTGCTCTTCCCCAACCACGACGAACCCGGCGTCGACCTGATCCTTCCCGATCTGCGCCACATCGAGGGGCGACTCGACGACGTGGAAGCGCTCGTCGTGACCCACGCGCACGAGGACCACATCGGTGCGATCCCGTTCCTTCTCAAGATGCGCCCCGACATCCCGGTTGTCGGCTCGAAGTTCACCCTCGCGCTGATCGGCGCGAAGTGTCGGGAACACCGCATCAAGCCGGTGTTCGTCGAGGTCGCCGAGGGTGGTCGGTCCACCCACGGCGTGTTCGAGTGTCAGTACTTCGCGGTCAACCACTCGATCCCCGGATGTCTGGCGATAGGCATCCACACCGGAGCGGGCACGGTGCTGCACACCGGAGACATCAAGCTCGATCAGCTTCCGCTCGACGGCAGGCCCACCGACCTGCCGGGGATGTCGCGACTCGGCGACGCCGGGGTGGATCTGTTCCTCTGTGATTCGACGAACTCCGAGATCCCCGGCGTCGGGCCGTCGGAGAGCGAGATCGGCCCGGCATTGCACCGACTGATCCGCGGTGCGGACGGTCGGGTCATCGTCGCCTGCTTTGCCTCGAATGTCGATCGTGTACAACAGATCATCGACGCCGCGGTCGCGTTGGGGCGGCGGGTGTCCTTCGTCGGTCGCTCGATGGTGCGCAACATGGGAATCGCGCGCGACCTGGGATACATCAAGGTCGCCGACGAGGACATCCTCGACATCGCCGCCGCGGAGATGATGCCGGCGGACCGCGTCGTGCTGATCACCACCGGCACCCAGGGTGAGCCGATGGCCGCGCTGTCGCGGATGTCGCGCGGTGAACACCGCAGCATCACCTTGACCGCCGGCGATCTCATCATCTTGTCGTCGTCGCTGATTCCGGGCAACGAGGAGGCAGTGTTCGGCGTGATGGATGCGCTGGCCAAGATCGGCGCCCGAGTTGTCACCAATCAGCATGCGCGGGTGCATGTTTCGGGTCACGCGTATGCCGGGGAGTTGCTGTTCCTCTACAACGGCGTCCGGCCGCGCAATGTGATGCCGGTGCACGGAACGTGGCGGATGCTGCGTGCCAACGCAGCTCTGGCCGCGCGTTCCGGCGTACCGGAGGACAACATCGTGCTGGCCGAGAACGGCGTCAGCGTCGACCTGACGGCGGGCCAGGTCAGCATCGCCGGGGGAGTCACCGTGGGCAAGATGTTCGTCGACGGTCTGGTCACCGGTGATGTCGGCGACGCGACCCTGGGTGAAAGGCTCATCCTGTCTTCGGGTTTCATCGCTGTGACGGTCGTCGTGCACCGCGGTACCGGTCGGCCGGCAGCCCCGGCGCATCTGCAGTCCAGGGGGTTCTCCGAGGACCCCAAAGCGCTCGAACCCGCGGCCCGCAAGGTCGAGGCCGAGTTGGCCGGCCTTGCCTCCCAGAACATCACCGACCCGTCCCGCATTGCGCAGGCCGTCCGTCGCGCGGTCGGCAAATGGGTGGGCGAGACGTACCGCCGCCAGCCGATGATCGTGCCGACGGTCATCGAGATCTAG
- a CDS encoding ATP-binding protein has translation MSKPERWRRLVPTTARTRIIGWVLLLVLAALGIVTFVTWLLLVSVTNERMDEALRIEVAEFNELTADGVNPRTGEPFADVNEVISEAIAYNVARPNEKFLGYVDGRYVAQSRQVPGTPEVLASDSAFADRVATVTDPGQSRYHHPEVGEVRYLAIPVSLAGDPAKGVIVAAYLGDAERAEAGDAARLMLFVGSITVVGAAGAAWLVAGRILRPLRDIVSTARTISDTDLSLRIPSPGGPDGDEINDLVTTLNGMLDRVESGVSAQRRFIDDAGHELRTPITIVKGHLEVLDPTDQQDVRATVDLVDDELTRMNRMVSDLLVLAHSEQPTFLRPESVDVAALTAETFEKITGLGDRNFELQVAAHCTAVLDPQRITQALVALADNACRFTGPGGWIGVGSEVANGWLRFWVSDSGPGVTPENRARIFDRFARGEQIGTHSDGAGLGLSIVRAIAVAHGGDVLLESVVGRGSTFTVAIPLQNGW, from the coding sequence CGAGCGCATGGATGAGGCCTTGCGCATCGAGGTCGCAGAGTTCAACGAACTCACCGCCGACGGAGTCAACCCACGCACCGGCGAACCGTTCGCCGACGTCAACGAGGTGATCAGCGAGGCGATCGCCTACAACGTCGCGCGGCCCAACGAGAAATTCCTCGGCTACGTCGACGGTCGGTACGTGGCGCAGAGCCGGCAGGTGCCGGGGACCCCCGAGGTGCTGGCCTCGGACTCCGCATTCGCCGACCGGGTCGCGACTGTCACCGATCCCGGTCAGAGCCGATATCACCATCCGGAGGTCGGCGAGGTCCGCTACCTCGCGATACCCGTCTCACTCGCCGGTGACCCGGCGAAGGGGGTGATCGTCGCCGCGTACCTCGGTGACGCCGAGCGAGCCGAGGCGGGCGACGCCGCACGGCTGATGCTGTTCGTCGGATCGATCACGGTGGTCGGCGCCGCCGGTGCGGCGTGGCTGGTGGCCGGCCGAATTCTGCGACCGCTGCGCGACATCGTCAGCACGGCACGCACCATCAGTGACACCGATCTGTCGCTGCGCATCCCGTCTCCCGGCGGGCCTGACGGCGATGAGATCAACGACCTGGTGACGACACTGAACGGCATGCTGGATCGTGTCGAGTCCGGGGTGAGCGCCCAGCGGCGGTTCATCGACGACGCCGGGCACGAACTGCGCACACCGATCACCATCGTCAAAGGACATCTGGAGGTGCTCGATCCCACCGACCAGCAGGATGTCCGCGCAACCGTCGACCTCGTCGACGACGAACTGACCCGAATGAACCGCATGGTCTCCGACCTGCTGGTGCTCGCACATTCCGAGCAGCCCACCTTCCTGCGCCCCGAATCCGTCGACGTCGCCGCGTTGACCGCTGAGACGTTCGAGAAGATCACAGGCCTCGGTGACCGGAACTTCGAGTTGCAGGTCGCGGCCCACTGCACCGCCGTCCTCGACCCCCAGCGGATCACGCAGGCACTGGTCGCGCTTGCCGACAACGCGTGCCGGTTCACCGGCCCCGGCGGCTGGATCGGCGTGGGATCCGAGGTCGCGAACGGCTGGCTCAGGTTCTGGGTGTCCGATTCCGGGCCCGGTGTCACTCCCGAGAACCGCGCCAGGATCTTCGACCGCTTCGCCCGCGGCGAGCAGATCGGAACCCACTCCGACGGTGCCGGTCTCGGGTTGTCGATCGTCCGGGCGATCGCGGTCGCACACGGCGGGGACGTCCTTCTCGAGTCGGTGGTGGGTCGCGGTTCCACATTCACCGTCGCGATCCCCCTGCAGAACGGGTGGTGA
- a CDS encoding response regulator transcription factor, with product MAAILIAEDEPRISAFIRKGLSANGYTVTVVSDGPSAYEYARTGDFDLMVLDIGLPKMDGFAVLERLRAEGSSLPVIVLTARTSVADTVATLEGGADDYMPKPFRFEELLARVRLRLATERGGELTVLSHGGLRLDLRTRQALVDNRTVDLSAREFALAETFLRHPGQVLSREQLLSQVWGYDYDPGSNVVDVYVRYLRRKLGADRFVTLRGMGYRLEAV from the coding sequence ATGGCAGCCATCCTGATCGCCGAAGACGAACCCCGGATCTCTGCTTTCATCCGGAAAGGCCTGTCCGCCAACGGCTACACAGTGACAGTGGTCTCCGACGGCCCGTCGGCCTACGAGTACGCCCGCACCGGCGACTTCGATCTGATGGTGCTCGACATCGGACTTCCGAAGATGGACGGCTTCGCGGTGCTCGAACGCCTACGGGCCGAGGGCAGTTCACTTCCGGTGATTGTTCTCACCGCCCGCACCAGCGTCGCCGACACGGTGGCCACCCTCGAGGGCGGAGCCGACGACTACATGCCCAAGCCGTTCCGTTTCGAAGAACTACTGGCGAGGGTGCGCCTGCGACTGGCCACCGAACGGGGCGGCGAGTTGACCGTGTTGTCCCATGGCGGCCTGCGGTTGGATCTGCGGACCCGGCAGGCCCTGGTGGACAATCGCACCGTCGACCTGTCGGCACGCGAATTCGCCTTGGCCGAGACGTTTCTCCGGCATCCCGGGCAGGTACTGTCCCGCGAGCAGTTGCTCAGCCAGGTATGGGGTTACGACTATGACCCCGGCTCCAACGTCGTCGACGTCTATGTCCGGTACCTGCGTCGCAAGTTGGGCGCCGACCGCTTTGTGACGCTGCGCGGCATGGGATACCGTCTCGAGGCGGTCTGA
- the dapA gene encoding 4-hydroxy-tetrahydrodipicolinate synthase, with protein sequence MSTSGFDVTARLGTLLTAMATPFKPDGSLDTETAARLATHLVDAGCDGLVVSGTTGESPTTTDDEKITLLRAVLDAVGDRARIVAGAGSYDTAHSVHLAKACAAEGAHGLLVVTPYYSRPPQSGLLAHFTAVADATDLPLILYDIPPRSVVPIEWDTMRRLAEHPNIVAIKDAKGDLHGGAQIIAETGLAYYSGDDALNLPWLAMGAVGFVSVWGHVAAGQLRDMLAAFASGDVATARKISVALGPLNAAQTRLGGVTLAKAGLRLQGFDAGEPRLPQMAATDEQLDALAADMRAAAVLR encoded by the coding sequence GTGAGTACCAGCGGATTCGACGTCACCGCCCGTTTGGGCACCCTGTTGACCGCGATGGCCACTCCCTTCAAGCCCGATGGCTCGCTGGACACCGAGACTGCCGCCCGGCTGGCCACCCACCTCGTCGACGCCGGCTGTGACGGTCTCGTGGTGTCCGGAACTACCGGCGAATCGCCCACCACCACCGACGACGAGAAGATCACCCTGCTGCGCGCCGTGCTCGACGCCGTCGGGGACCGCGCGCGGATCGTGGCCGGAGCGGGCAGCTACGACACCGCTCACAGCGTTCACCTGGCCAAGGCCTGCGCCGCCGAAGGGGCTCACGGACTCCTGGTCGTGACCCCGTACTACTCGCGGCCGCCGCAGTCGGGCCTGCTTGCGCACTTCACCGCGGTTGCCGACGCGACCGATCTGCCGCTGATCCTCTACGACATCCCGCCGCGGTCGGTCGTCCCGATCGAGTGGGACACGATGCGCCGCCTGGCCGAGCATCCCAACATCGTCGCGATCAAGGACGCCAAAGGGGATCTGCACGGCGGTGCGCAGATCATCGCCGAGACCGGGCTGGCCTACTACTCCGGCGATGACGCACTGAACTTGCCGTGGCTGGCGATGGGTGCGGTCGGCTTCGTCAGCGTGTGGGGACATGTCGCTGCCGGTCAGCTGCGAGACATGTTGGCGGCCTTCGCCTCCGGCGACGTCGCCACCGCGCGCAAGATCAGCGTCGCGCTCGGCCCGCTCAACGCCGCCCAGACGAGGTTGGGCGGAGTCACGCTGGCCAAGGCAGGGCTGCGGCTGCAGGGCTTTGATGCGGGGGAGCCGCGGCTGCCCCAGATGGCTGCCACCGACGAGCAGCTTGATGCACTGGCCGCAGACATGCGTGCCGCGGCGGTATTGAGGTAA
- the thyX gene encoding FAD-dependent thymidylate synthase, with protein MAEIAPLRVQLIAKTEFTAPEDVPWSTDADGGAALVEFAGRACYQSWSKPNPRTATNASYLRHIIDVGHFSVLEHASVSFYITGISRSCTHELIRHRHFSYSQLSQRYVPEHDSQVVAPPGIEDDPELQQILAAAADASRAAYTELLTRLEAKFIGDQPAGNAAVLRRKQARQAARAVLPNATETRIVVTGNYRAWRHFIAMRASEHADVEIRRLAIECLRQLVEVSPQVFSDFEITVLADGTEVATSPLATEI; from the coding sequence GTGGCCGAGATCGCGCCGCTGCGTGTGCAGCTGATCGCCAAGACCGAGTTCACCGCACCGGAGGACGTGCCATGGAGCACCGACGCCGACGGAGGCGCCGCGCTGGTCGAGTTCGCCGGTCGCGCCTGCTACCAGAGCTGGTCCAAGCCGAATCCGCGCACTGCCACCAACGCTTCCTATCTGCGTCACATCATCGACGTCGGCCACTTCTCGGTGCTCGAACACGCCTCGGTGTCGTTCTACATCACCGGCATCTCGCGATCCTGCACCCATGAGCTGATCCGGCACCGGCACTTCTCCTACTCGCAGCTGTCGCAGCGTTATGTACCCGAGCACGACTCGCAGGTCGTAGCCCCCCCGGGCATCGAAGACGACCCGGAACTTCAGCAGATCCTCGCCGCCGCAGCGGACGCCAGTCGTGCCGCCTACACCGAGCTGCTCACCCGGCTGGAGGCCAAGTTCATCGGCGATCAACCCGCGGGAAACGCTGCGGTGCTGCGGCGCAAACAGGCCCGCCAAGCTGCCCGCGCGGTGCTACCCAACGCCACCGAGACCCGGATCGTCGTCACCGGGAACTATCGCGCCTGGCGTCACTTCATCGCGATGAGAGCCAGCGAGCATGCCGACGTCGAGATTCGCCGGCTGGCCATCGAATGCCTGCGCCAACTCGTCGAGGTCTCTCCCCAGGTGTTCTCCGACTTCGAGATCACCGTGCTCGCGGACGGCACGGAGGTCGCGACCAGCCCGCTGGCAACGGAGATCTGA